CGCACCCGCTTGAGGACGCCATTGAAGGAATAACCCATTCTATCTGCACAATGGAATTTGAGGACCACCGCCCTCTTTACGATTGGGTTGTAGACAACAGCGGCCTGCCGGCAAAACCTCGCCAAATAGAATTTGCGCGCCTTGGACTTACAAACACGGTTATGAGCAAACGCAAACTCCGCGCCCTGGTGGAAGACGGCCTTGTGGACGGATGGGACGATCCGAGGATGCCGACGATATGCGGGCTTCGCCGCTTGGGCGTAACCCCTGAAGCCATAAGGGATTTCTGCGAAAAAATCGGCGTGAGCAAAGCCAACAGCAAAGTTGACCGTTCTCTTTTGGATCACTGTATCAGGGACGATTTAAAAGCGAAAGCAAAAGTCGTTATGGCCGTATTGGATCCTGTTAAAGTGATAATAGATAATTACCCGGAAGGCCAGCTTGAGTTTCTCACCATAGAAAACAACCCGGAAAACGAAGCGATGGGCACGCGTCAAGTACCTTTTTCAAAGGAGCTTTACATTGAAAGGGACGACTTCATGGAAGTTCCAGAAAAGAAATTTTTCCGCCTTGCTCCCGGCAAGGAAGTACGCCTTAAAGGCGCATATTACATTACATGCACGGATTTTACAAAAGATGAAAACGGCGTTATAACAGAGATCCATGCGACATATGATCCGGAAACCAAGAGCGGTTCGGGATTTGAAGGGCGTAAAGTTAAGGGCACCCTGCACTGGGTTAACGCCGACACGGCTGTTGAAGCCGAAGCCCGCCTTTACGATGCAATGATGCTCGATAACCCTCAGGACCCTAACGGCGATATGATTATGAACCCGGATAGCCTTAAAGTCGTTAAATGCGTTGCCGAACCTTCAGTGAAGGATGCTTCTCCCGGCGACAGGTTCCAGTTTATGAGAAACGGGTATTTTGCAGTCGATACAAAATGCACGTCGTCCGAAAAGCTTGTTTTCAACAGGATAGTCGCGCTGAAAAGTTCTTTTAAGCCTAAAAAACAATAACAGTAAAAAAGCGGCCTTAAGGCCGCTTTTATTTTATATTCCTATTCCTTTTCTCTAATCTTTGTAGTAGAATATTATAATCGGAATATATTTTTAATTATCTGAGGTGCATTATGGATTACAGGCAAAAACTTAAAGACCACAAACGCATTGTTATAAAAATAGGCACGTCAACCGTTACATACCCAAACGGGAGAATAAACCTCAAACGCATGGAACAGCTTGCATGGGTGCTTGCGGACCTTAACAACCAAGGAAAGGACGTTGTGCTTGTTTCTTCAGGCGCAATGGGCGTTGGTTCCGCCGATCTCGGCTTAACGGAACGCCCGACGGAAATCAGGCTGAAACAGGCGGCGGCTTCAGTCGGACAAGCTTCATTAATACAAATTTATAAAAACTTTTTTAACGAATATAATCAAAAAGTTGCACAGATACTTCTTACAAAAGAAGATATTAAAAACGAAGAACGCCGTACAACCGCCTCTACTACATTTGAAACGCTTTTCCGCATGCAGGTTGTGCCAATCGTAAACAACAACGACGCCGTTGCAACGGTTAATTTTGAATTTTCCGACAACGACACTCTTTCAGCCGTGGTGGCCAACCTTATAGGGGCCGATCTTCTTGTGCTTTTAACGGACATTGACGCGCTCTATGACGCAAACCCGCGTAAAAACCCCGGCGCAAAACGTATCTCCGTTGTGGAAGAAGTTACGGACAACATATTATCCATGGCGGGCGAAAAAGGCAGTATTTTCTCTGTAGGCGGCATGGAAACAAAGCTTCTGGCGGCAAAACGCTGCCGCGAAAGCCGCACAGACATGGTTATCGCCCTCGGCGAAGATCCCCGCATACTTAACAAAATCATTGAAGGCGAGGATATAGGCACATTATTTATAAACAAGGAGTTTCAAAAATGAAAGAATGCCCTTTCTGCGGAACAAAAATAAGAAACGAAAACGCCCACTGCCCGGGCTGCGGATACGGTCAGGGAATTTCCGGGCAACGCTCGCCTTTCGGCGAAAATCCATGGCGCCGGAATCAAAATGCATCTCCCTCCCCATTTTTGCCTAACGGAAACAATAATCAGGCTCCCGCCCAAAAACGTTTTAACATCGCGCTTGAAATTATACTTATAATTCTTGCGGTTTTAGTCCCGCTTGTCGGCATAATAGTTGGAATTGTGTTCTTATGCCAAAACGATAGGGAACTTAAACGCGTAGGCAAAGTTATCTCCTTGGTTGGAGGATGCGTATTTCTCTTAGGCATCGTTATGGCGGCAGTCATTATGAAATCATCACTTTTAGGCGCAACAATATTAACATACTGAACAAAGGGGACGAACATATGAAAAACGAAATGAGGCGCGAGTTCCTTGCCAAAAGGAATTCAATGCCCAAAGAAGAACAGGAAGAAAAAAGCCGCGCAATAATAAAAAAGCTTTTAAACAGCGCCGAATATAAAAACGCCCGGACAATTTTTGTTTATATAAATATGGGTTCGGAAGTGCGGACAACCGAATTTATTGAAAAAGCATGGGCCGACGGGAAAAAAGTGGCCGTTCCCATAGCAAAAAAAGACCGCCTTATGTATTTTGTCGAAATAACTTCCTTTGAAAACATGTCGCGTACAAAGCTCGGCGTAACGGAGCCCGATATACCCATGGAAAAACAGGTTTTTCCCGACAGCAAATCCATGTTCATAGTTCCCGGCAGTATGTTCGACATTAAAAAAAACCGCTGCGGATACGGCGGCGGGTACTATGATACTTACACGTCGGAGCATAACGTTAAAAATACAATAGGCGTCTGCTACGACTTCCAGCTTGCCGAAAAAATACCGACGGACAGATATGACAGAAAACTTGACAAAATAATCACGGAACTGCGTACAATAGAATAAAGGGGGAACTATATGAAAACTTTAACCCAAATGGGCATGCTTGCAAAAGAAGCGTCCTTTGAAACGGCCAAACTCCTTTCGCCCGCTAAAAACGCCGCGCTTTTAAACGCCGCCGAAGCTCTTTTGGATAATTCCGAGAAAATTATCAAAGCAAACAAAGAGGATGTTGACAACGCCGTTAAAAACGGCATGAAAGCCGCCTTTATAGACAGGCTTACCTTAAACGAAAAAAGGATCGCCGCCATGGCCGACGGTTTAAGGCAGGTTGCGTCCCTTCCCGATCCAATAGGCGAAACAATTTCAATGAAAACTCTGCCAAACGGCCTTGTTGTCGGCAAAAGACGCGTACCTATGGGCGTTATCGGCATTATATTCGAATCCAGGCCAAATGTTACGGCCGACGCTTTCGGCCTGTGCCTTAAAGCAGGAAGCGCCGTAATACTCCGCGGCGGAAAAGAGGCTTTAAAAACGAATTCGGCGATTGTCGACGTATTCCGCTCATCCCTTAAAGAAAACGGCCTGCCGGAAGATATAGTACAGATACTTGACGATCCCAGCCGCGAAAAAGCCGCCGAAATGATGCGTCTTAACGGATTTATAGACGTTCTTATACCGCGAGGAGGCGCCGGGCTTATCAGAAGCGTAGTTGAAAACAGCACGGTCCCCGTTATAGAAACGGGCACGGGCAACTGCCATGTTTTTGTTGACGAAACCGCAAATCTTGACGACGCCCTAAAAATTGTTATAAACGCAAAAACCCAGAGACCCGGCGTGTGCAACGCCTGCGAAAGCCTTCTTGTACACAAAAATATTGCGGACATATTTATCCCG
This genomic window from Anaerotignum faecicola contains:
- a CDS encoding 5-formyltetrahydrofolate cyclo-ligase; the encoded protein is MKNEMRREFLAKRNSMPKEEQEEKSRAIIKKLLNSAEYKNARTIFVYINMGSEVRTTEFIEKAWADGKKVAVPIAKKDRLMYFVEITSFENMSRTKLGVTEPDIPMEKQVFPDSKSMFIVPGSMFDIKKNRCGYGGGYYDTYTSEHNVKNTIGVCYDFQLAEKIPTDRYDRKLDKIITELRTIE
- a CDS encoding glutamate-5-semialdehyde dehydrogenase — its product is MKTLTQMGMLAKEASFETAKLLSPAKNAALLNAAEALLDNSEKIIKANKEDVDNAVKNGMKAAFIDRLTLNEKRIAAMADGLRQVASLPDPIGETISMKTLPNGLVVGKRRVPMGVIGIIFESRPNVTADAFGLCLKAGSAVILRGGKEALKTNSAIVDVFRSSLKENGLPEDIVQILDDPSREKAAEMMRLNGFIDVLIPRGGAGLIRSVVENSTVPVIETGTGNCHVFVDETANLDDALKIVINAKTQRPGVCNACESLLVHKNIADIFIPTVTKALFEKKVEVRGDENFLKVDGVIPASEDDWGTEYEDYIISARVVDGIDEAINLIRRYSTHHSECIVTENYTNAQRFLNEVDSACVYVNASTRFTDGEQFGFGAEIGISTQKLHARGPMGLNELTTTKYVIYGNGQIRE
- a CDS encoding glutamine--tRNA ligase/YqeY domain fusion protein; the encoded protein is MSEDIKNENNSDLSATGNFIHTYIQNDLGENLSKIKTRFPPEPNGYLHIGHAKSICLNFGLANLYGGKCNLRFDDTNPSKEDTEYIESIKEDVKWLGFDWEDRLYFASSYFDTFYDIAVKLIKEGKAFVCDLNAEEMRAYRGTLSGPGKNSPYRDRSVEENLDLFERMKNGEFPDGSRTLRAKIDMSSPNINMRDPVLYRIAHASHHTTGNKWCIYPMYDFAHPLEDAIEGITHSICTMEFEDHRPLYDWVVDNSGLPAKPRQIEFARLGLTNTVMSKRKLRALVEDGLVDGWDDPRMPTICGLRRLGVTPEAIRDFCEKIGVSKANSKVDRSLLDHCIRDDLKAKAKVVMAVLDPVKVIIDNYPEGQLEFLTIENNPENEAMGTRQVPFSKELYIERDDFMEVPEKKFFRLAPGKEVRLKGAYYITCTDFTKDENGVITEIHATYDPETKSGSGFEGRKVKGTLHWVNADTAVEAEARLYDAMMLDNPQDPNGDMIMNPDSLKVVKCVAEPSVKDASPGDRFQFMRNGYFAVDTKCTSSEKLVFNRIVALKSSFKPKKQ
- the proB gene encoding glutamate 5-kinase, yielding MDYRQKLKDHKRIVIKIGTSTVTYPNGRINLKRMEQLAWVLADLNNQGKDVVLVSSGAMGVGSADLGLTERPTEIRLKQAAASVGQASLIQIYKNFFNEYNQKVAQILLTKEDIKNEERRTTASTTFETLFRMQVVPIVNNNDAVATVNFEFSDNDTLSAVVANLIGADLLVLLTDIDALYDANPRKNPGAKRISVVEEVTDNILSMAGEKGSIFSVGGMETKLLAAKRCRESRTDMVIALGEDPRILNKIIEGEDIGTLFINKEFQK